Proteins from a genomic interval of Zingiber officinale cultivar Zhangliang chromosome 2A, Zo_v1.1, whole genome shotgun sequence:
- the LOC122042159 gene encoding GATA transcription factor 16-like, whose protein sequence is MVFRAEMMISSPAIANAGPRDWRSSGGFRDVEGGCDRAKAAKRYSTRRAKAEEEREAPSAVGSPTRVCADCGTSETPLWRSGPAGPKSLCNACGIKYRKRKKALEPASRTSDVGSDGQAREEPSPEELKKRQRLKQERMLKLLLLQHEKQRGGREEDEEEEKAAVEEHGKEVEEAALLLMSLSSGLFLHS, encoded by the exons ATGGTATTTCGAGCTGAGATGATGATCTCGTCGCCGGCGATCGCGAATGCTGGGCCTCGGGATTGGAGATCCAGCGGCGGGTTCCGAGACGTGGAGGGCGGCTGCGATCGCGCGAAGGCGGCGAAGCGGTACTCGACGAGGCGGGCCAAGGCGGAGGAGGAGCGGGAAGCGCCGTCGGCCGTCGGGTCTCCGACCAGAGTCTGCGCCGACTGCGGCACTTCGGAGACGCCGCTGTGGCGGAGCGGCCCTGCGGGGCCTAAG TCCCTCTGCAATGCGTGCGGGATCAAGTACAGGAAGAGGAAAAAGGCACTCGAACCCGCATCCCGCACATCGGATGTCGGCTCCGATGGCCAGGCGAGGGAGGAGCCGAGCCCAGAGGAGCTGAAGAAGAGACAGAGACTGAAGCAGGAGAGGATGCTGAAGCTGCTGCTCCTGCAGCACGAGAAGCAGAGAGGCGGGAGGGAGGAggacgaggaggaggagaaggcagCGGTGGAAGAACACGGCAAAGAAGTCGAGGAGGCTGCCTTGCTCTTGATGTCACTCTCCTCAGGCCTTTTTCTCCATTCCTAG
- the LOC122042161 gene encoding putative clathrin assembly protein At2g01600 — protein sequence MATLQGWRKAVGALKDSTTVGLANLNSDFKDLDVAIVKSTNHVECPPKERHLRKILAATSITRPRADVAYCIHALARRLAKTRNWTVALKTLIVIHRALREGDPTFREELLNFSQRVRILQLSNFKDDSSPIAWDCSAWVRAYALFLEERLECFKVLKYDVEAERLVRPAPGSEKGHSKTRELKSEDLLEQLPALQQLLYRLVGCHPEGAAVSNYVVQYALALVLKESFKIYCAINDGIINLVDKFFEMPRHEAIQALEIYRRAGQQAASLSEFYEVCRGLELARNFQFPNLREPPQSFLATMEEYIREAPRMVSVSREPLEFPERLLLTYKVEAVPATVEEEQPSLEDTESATPTIGDASPTPPAPPPKAESSDTVDLLGLNEINPNVSALEESNALALAIVPASVTTESGSLQDKGFDPTGWELALVTTPSNNNAAVTESKLAGGLDKLTLDSLYDEGAYRQQRQQQQPQYYGAPPPNPFMASDPFAMSNQFAASPAVQMAAMAQQQQQMSMYMQPNPFGQPLYQQQQQQQQVSLVTAPNPFGDDGFRALPGYNPQQPSNPFGSPQLI from the exons ATGGCGACGCTGCAGGGTTGGAGGAAGGCCGTGGGCGCTCTCAAAGACTCCACCACCGTCGGCCTCGCCAACCTCAACAGCGATTTTAAG GATTTGGATGTGGCGATCGTGAAGTCCACCAATCATGTCGAGTGCCCGCCCAAGGAGCGACATCTAAGGA AGATCTTGGCGGCCACTTCGATCACCCGCCCTCGCGCAGATGTAGCCTATTGCATCCACGCCCTTGCACGGAGACTCGCCAAGACGCGCAATTGGACG GTGGCGTTAAAGACACTGATAGTAATCCATAGGGCTCTCAGGGAGGGTGACCCCACATTTCGTGAAGAGCTTCTTAATTTCTCACAAAGGGTCCGAATTCTTCAACTATCAAATTTCAAGGATGATTCAAGTCCTATTG CTTGGGATTGCTCTGCGTGGGTGCGTGCTTATGCTTTGTTTTTGGAGGAAAGACTTGAATGTTTCAAGGTCTTGAAGTATGATGTCGAAGCTGAGCGTTTGGTACGACCTGCTCCAGGTTCTGAAAAG GGGCATAGTAAAACCAGAGAACTGAAAAGTGAAGATTTATTGGAGCAATTGCCTGCTTTACAGCAGTTATTATACCGGCTTGTTGGATGTCAT CCAGAAGGAGCAGCTGTTAGCAACTATGTTGTCCAGTATGCACTAGCTTTG GTACTGAAAGAGAGCTTCAAAATATACTGTGCTATAAATGATGGTATCATCAACCTAGTTGACAAG TTCTTTGAGATGCCAAGACATGAAGCAATCCAAGCCCTTGAAATCTACAGAAGGGCTGGCCAACAG GCTGCAAGTCTTTCAGAATTTTATGAAGTTTGTCGTGGACTGGAACTCGCTAGAAACTTCCAGTTTCCAAACTTGAGGGAG CCTCCACAATCATTTCTGGCAACTATGGAAGAATACATTAGAGAGGCTCCACGTATGGTTTCAGTCTCAAGAGAACCGTTG GAATTCCCAGAGAGACTCCTTCTGACTTACAAAGTCGAAGCAGTTCCTGCCACAGTTGAGGAAGAACAACCATCTCTTGAAGATACTGAATCAGCAACACCCACCATTGGAGATGCATCTCCCACCCCTCCCGCCCCACCTCCCAAGGCAGAAAGTTCAGACACCGTAGATCTTCTT GGACTAAATGAAATAAATCCAAACGTATCAGCACTAGAAGAAAGTAATGCATTAGCCTTGGCAATCGTTCCTGCCA GTGTTACAACTGAATCTGGCAGCCTTCAAGATAAAGGATTTGATCCAACAGGATGGGAACTTGCCTTGGTGACTACTCCAAGTAACAATAATGCTGCTGTTACCGAAAGCAAACTG GCTGGTGGCTTGGATAAACTCACGTTGGACAGTCTATATGATGAGGGGGCATACAGGCAGCAGCGACAGCAGCAGCAACCACAGTACTACGGAGCACCACCTCCAAATCCATTCATGGCATCTGATCCATTCGCAATGTCAAACCAATTTGCCGCCTCTCCAGCCGTCCAAATGGCCGCCATGGCCCAGCAGCAGCAACAGATGTCCATGTACATGCAACCCAATCCCTTCGGGCAGCCTCTctatcagcagcagcagcagcaacagcaGGTCAGCTTGGTGACTGCGCCAAATCCCTTCGGTGATGATGGTTTCAGAGCCCTCCCAGGTTACAATCCTCAACAGCCCAGCAACCCTTTCGGAAGCCCCCAGCTGATCTAG